The proteins below are encoded in one region of Levilactobacillus namurensis:
- a CDS encoding NAD(P)-dependent oxidoreductase — MKIMIIGATGMAGSALVTEALQRGHQVVALGRSADKLAQLPTNPNLTTKAQDALTLTREDLQAVDAVIDAFATAPAQAYRHVDLATHLVSELRETTTPRVAFILGAGSLQTGEDHHLFVHDIAKDPQAAAFLSVPQNQLKELNFLRDVDNVNWFGVSPAADFHAGPAVPAILGTDELLHNAQQVSATSAGTMAVTILDELTTPQHHQTRFTVADK; from the coding sequence ATGAAAATTATGATCATCGGCGCCACCGGGATGGCCGGCTCCGCCTTAGTTACCGAAGCCCTACAGCGCGGACACCAAGTCGTTGCGTTAGGCCGTTCTGCCGATAAGTTGGCGCAACTCCCAACTAACCCGAACCTGACCACCAAAGCCCAGGACGCCCTTACCCTGACACGTGAAGACTTACAGGCCGTTGATGCCGTCATCGACGCCTTCGCCACCGCTCCCGCCCAGGCTTACCGCCACGTGGATTTGGCCACGCACCTGGTCAGTGAATTGCGCGAGACCACCACGCCACGCGTCGCCTTCATCTTAGGGGCCGGTAGCCTCCAGACCGGTGAAGACCACCACCTGTTCGTCCACGATATCGCCAAGGATCCCCAAGCGGCGGCCTTCCTCAGCGTCCCGCAGAACCAGCTCAAGGAACTCAACTTCCTGCGCGACGTCGATAACGTCAACTGGTTCGGCGTGTCGCCAGCCGCCGACTTCCACGCGGGTCCCGCCGTTCCCGCCATTCTGGGTACCGATGAGTTGTTACACAATGCGCAACAGGTCTCCGCGACTTCGGCCGGAACCATGGCCGTCACGATTCTCGACGAACTCACAACACCGCAACATCACCAGACCCGCTTCACGGTCGCAGATAAATAA
- a CDS encoding acyl-CoA thioesterase yields MSNEPAPISCNQTLIVANHRVFQPDLNEHQTVFGGKILSLVDDSASIAAMRLTRSTVVTATFDHVNFLKPFHLQDSMCMEAYVSGTGHRSLEVFAKIVGENLTTGERFLGFTSFITFVMAEKPQTPLPIVVPQTEEQRYICSGYLQRYQARKNNREEQEQLIAHTSITLPWSTQLPQD; encoded by the coding sequence TTGTCAAACGAACCCGCACCAATTTCTTGTAATCAAACCCTAATCGTCGCCAACCACCGGGTCTTCCAACCCGACCTAAACGAACACCAGACCGTCTTCGGCGGTAAAATCTTATCACTGGTAGATGACAGCGCTTCCATCGCAGCCATGCGTCTGACGCGGAGCACCGTGGTCACCGCGACCTTCGACCACGTCAACTTCTTAAAGCCGTTCCACCTGCAGGACTCCATGTGCATGGAAGCCTACGTCAGTGGGACTGGCCACCGTTCGTTGGAAGTCTTCGCCAAGATTGTCGGGGAGAACCTGACTACCGGCGAACGGTTCTTAGGTTTCACCAGCTTTATCACTTTCGTCATGGCTGAAAAGCCCCAGACGCCGCTGCCCATCGTGGTTCCCCAAACCGAAGAGCAACGCTACATCTGTTCCGGTTACCTCCAACGGTACCAAGCCCGGAAGAATAACCGCGAGGAACAGGAACAATTAATTGCCCACACCTCGATCACCCTGCCGTGGTCGACCCAGCTGCCCCAAGACTAA
- a CDS encoding phthiocerol/phthiodiolone dimycocerosyl transferase family protein encodes MYYRGEPLDLMPTLNLTRIRPLLECTLSLQHPIDVHRLKQAVTTTQTVVPQILGSYDYRWNRFNVVGATVDDVVEEHSAGHDPGRVRLDVLVGPQVKIQIIHHRDYDQLRIAMSRLLTDGEGFKHYLYLLAAAYDGQDLTSFTNERSGRKILAHLRHPHRPLPPMQVLTTQAPFPELRGDVHHHQGEATISKAESRRLQRQARSAGVTLNTVLLGAYALAVYTLTGQQHLMIPCQVDLRLHGPVTAANVVQVANLSSELPVPITVHDRDSLEDVVHRIQETVTQLHADLAYLTPLVELKRMSRALPPQWVRRLAGKYHATAAVSFANFGRVDQSRLQFDGSAVAQVTFAGAYHTMPYFQLTVSGYRDAWTLAFRMLGSEPDYQLGIKILKNVVTQLNQWERH; translated from the coding sequence GTGTATTATCGTGGTGAACCGTTGGATCTGATGCCAACATTAAATTTAACCCGGATTCGGCCGTTGCTTGAGTGCACGCTGAGTCTGCAGCACCCCATTGATGTCCACCGCCTAAAGCAGGCCGTCACCACCACGCAGACCGTGGTGCCCCAGATCCTGGGGAGTTACGACTACCGCTGGAACCGGTTCAACGTGGTCGGCGCCACAGTGGATGACGTGGTCGAGGAGCATTCGGCGGGGCACGACCCCGGCCGGGTGCGGCTGGACGTGTTGGTGGGGCCACAGGTCAAGATTCAAATCATCCATCATCGCGATTATGACCAGTTACGCATCGCGATGAGTCGCCTTTTGACCGATGGGGAAGGGTTTAAGCATTACCTGTACCTGTTGGCGGCGGCCTACGACGGGCAGGATCTGACCAGCTTCACTAATGAACGGAGCGGGCGGAAGATTCTGGCCCACCTGCGGCATCCGCACCGGCCCTTACCGCCGATGCAAGTGTTGACCACCCAGGCGCCATTTCCAGAGCTCCGGGGGGATGTCCACCATCATCAAGGGGAAGCCACCATTTCCAAAGCGGAGAGCCGTCGCTTACAGCGCCAAGCCCGGTCGGCGGGCGTCACGCTGAACACGGTGCTCTTGGGGGCCTACGCGTTGGCCGTTTACACCCTGACGGGCCAGCAACACCTGATGATTCCCTGTCAGGTGGATCTGCGGTTGCACGGGCCAGTGACGGCTGCTAACGTGGTCCAGGTGGCTAACTTAAGCAGTGAGTTGCCCGTTCCCATCACGGTCCACGACCGCGATAGCTTAGAGGACGTGGTGCACCGGATTCAAGAGACGGTCACCCAACTGCACGCGGATCTCGCATACCTGACGCCGTTGGTGGAACTAAAGCGCATGAGTCGGGCATTGCCCCCGCAGTGGGTGCGGCGGTTGGCCGGCAAGTATCACGCAACCGCGGCGGTGTCGTTTGCGAACTTCGGGCGGGTCGACCAGTCGCGCTTACAGTTTGACGGGAGTGCCGTCGCCCAGGTCACGTTTGCGGGCGCGTACCACACCATGCCGTACTTCCAGCTGACCGTGAGCGGCTACCGGGATGCCTGGACCCTGGCTTTTCGGATGTTGGGGTCGGAACCCGATTATCAGCTGGGCATTAAAATTTTAAAGAACGTCGTGACCCAACTCAACCAGTGGGAGCGGCATTAA